A single window of Tetrapisispora phaffii CBS 4417 chromosome 16, complete genome DNA harbors:
- the VCX1 gene encoding Vcx1p (similar to Saccharomyces cerevisiae VCX1 (YDL128W); ancestral locus Anc_7.290) produces MDASAPLLSNSNHGINQRHTMSKFETAKLDMEFVFTSSPINVLLVFVPLGLAFGFFQLSHTWTFVFNFLSIIPLASILAYATEELANKAGSTIGGLLNATFGNAVELIVSIIALREGQIRIVQASMLGSLLSNLLLVLGFCFILGGWNRIQQTFNQTAAQTMSSLLAISCASLLLPAAFRATLPHGKDDAWIDEKILAYSRGTSMVLLIVYVLFLVFQLGSHKDMFEEQIEETGEILSQRSMKPHHSLSIKSSLIFLLTTTVFVSVCADYLVGTIDNVVASTGLSKTFIGLIIIPIVGNAAEHVTSVYVAMKNKMDLALSVAIGSSLQISLFVTPFMVLFGWWIDVPMTLNFNAFETTTLFISVLLSNYLILDGESNWLEGCMSLAMYILIAMAFYYYPDEEIVEFVKSVASN; encoded by the coding sequence ATGGATGCGTCAGCCCCCTTATTAAGTAATAGTAACCATGGTATTAATCAAAGACATACCATGAGTAAATTTGAAACCGCCAAATTGGATATGGAGTTTGTTTTCACTTCTTCACCAATTAACGTTTTATTGGTTTTTGTTCCCTTGGGTTTGGCATTTGggttttttcaattatcaCATACATGGACTTTCgtcttcaattttttatcgATCATCCCATTAGCTTCCATCCTAGCTTATGCTACTGAAGAACTAGCAAATAAGGCTGGTAGTACAATCGGTGGTTTGTTGAACGCTACTTTTGGCAATGCTGTTGAATTAATCGTGTCGATCATTGCGCTCAGAGAAGGTCAAATTAGAATCGTGCAAGCCTCTATGTTAGGTAGTTTGTTATCAAATCTACTGCTGGTGTTGggtttttgttttatacTGGGTGGCTGGAATAGAATTCAACAGACTTTCAACCAAACTGCAGCACAAACTATGTCTTCTCTATTGGCCATCTCATGTGCCTCTTTATTATTGCCAGCCGCATTCAGAGCGACATTACCTCATGGAAAAGACGATGCCTGGATTGACGAAAAGATTTTAGCATACTCAAGAGGTACCTCAATGGTTTTGTTGATAGtttatgttttatttttagtgTTCCAACTGGGCAGTCACAAAGATATGTTTGAAGAGCAGATTGAAGAAACTGGAGAAATTTTAAGTCAAAGATCTATGAAACCACATCATTCCTTAAGCATAAAATCTTCCTTGATATTTCTGCTTACAACTACAGTTTTTGTCTCCGTGTGCGCTGATTATTTGGTCGGCACTATCGACAACGTCGTTGCTTCCACCGGTTTATCTAAGACTTTCATTGGTTTGATCATTATTCCAATTGTCGGCAATGCTGCTGAACATGTCACTTCTGTCTACGTTGCTATGAAAAACAAGATGGATTTAGCATTGAGCGTAGCAATTGGTTCTTCGCTACAAATTTCCTTGTTTGTTACACCTTTCATGGTGTTGTTTGGATGGTGGATCGACGTCCCAATGACCTTAAATTTCAACGCTTTTGAGACTACcacattatttatttctgtGTTGTTATCGAACTATTTGATTCTAGATGGTGAATCCAATTGGCTTGAAGGTTGCATGTCACTAGCTATGTACATTTTAATTGCCATGGCATTTTACTACTACccagatgaagaaattgttGAATTCGTCAAGAGCGTAGCTTCGAATTAG
- the RPP1B gene encoding ribosomal protein P1 beta (similar to Saccharomyces cerevisiae RPP1B (YDL130W); ancestral locus Anc_7.293) — protein sequence MSDAVISYAAFILADAGLDVSAENLLTLTKAAGADVQNVWADVYAEALQGKDLKEILAGFHNAGPAAAGSGAAASSGSAAAAEAAEEAAEEEAEESDDEMGFGLFD from the exons atgtcTGACGCCGTTATCTCCTACGCTGCTTTCATCTTAGCTGACGCTGGTTTAGATGTCTCTGCCGAAAACTTATTGACTTTAACTAAGGCTGCTGGTGCCGACGTTCAAAAC GTCTGGGCTGATGTCTACGCTGAAGCTTTACAAGGTAAGGACTTGAAAGAAATCTTAGCTGGTTTCCACAATGCTGGTCCAGCTGCTGCCGGTTCCGGTGCTGCTGCATCCTCTGGttctgctgctgctgccgAAGCTGCTGAAGAAGCCgctgaagaagaagctgAAGAATCCGACGACGAAATGGGTTTCGGTTTATTCGattaa
- the TPHA0P00810 gene encoding cyclin family protein (similar to Saccharomyces cerevisiae PCL9 (YDL179W) and PCL2 (YDL127W); ancestral locus Anc_7.289): MSGYSALLYLSKQPVSRDMVKFLVSSTEAIIPNIQQSGSLAIPSLTSFICDVVKYSKVKTPTLMASTVFLNRLRCIIPGYVEGIATATHRLFLGCLILASKTLNDSSPFNKHWEKYCRGLLSLMEINTIERELLEYMSWNVRISTEDLIDSLSPLLQPIQEMLTLHDQHPDSQIKKSKLLSNVTISQQKLQKVKPSSTYLSSNYSIPSLSSSVTFSSAGSSEAAVAEVKKLQTETSNSKVTNKQKQK, from the coding sequence ATGTCAGGATACAGTGCTCTTTTGTATCTGAGTAAGCAACCCGTGTCGAGAGATATGGTTAAATTTTTGGTCTCTAGCACAGAGGCAATTATCCCAAATATCCAACAATCTGGGAGTCTTGCTATTCCTAGTCTGACAAGTTTCATATGCGACGTCGTGAAGTACTCTAAGGTGAAAACGCCTACTCTTATGGCATCTACGgtatttttaaatagaCTTAGATGTATAATACCGGGCTATGTGGAAGGTATTGCGACAGCGACACATAGGCTGTTCTTAGGGTGTCTAATATTGGCTTCTAAGACTTTGAACGATTCATCGCCTTTCAATAAGCATTGGGAAAAATACTGTCGGGGTCTGTTATCATTAATggaaataaatacaattgaaCGTGAATTATTGGAATATATGAGTTGGAACGTCAGAATTTCAACAGAAGACTTAATCGACTCTCTATCTCCATTGCTGCAACCGATTCAAGAGATGCTTACGCTACATGACCAACATCCTGATtctcaaataaaaaagtcAAAACTTTTATCAAATGTGACAATATCACAGCAGAAACTACAGAAGGTCAAACCATCTTCTACTTATTTGTCTTCAAACTATTCTATCCCTTCTCTAAGTTCAAGCGTCACATTTTCCAGTGCCGGATCATCAGAAGCTGCTGTAGCAGAGGTTAAAAAGTTGCAGACTGAAACCTCGAACTCTAAAGTtacaaataaacaaaaacaaaaataa